A single Mercenaria mercenaria strain notata chromosome 9, MADL_Memer_1, whole genome shotgun sequence DNA region contains:
- the LOC128559643 gene encoding dual specificity protein phosphatase 4-like yields the protein MPMEVNKLSPAQLKQLIDSQVSSKLLLLDFRSFLLYNNDRIKGAVNAFCPSILKRRFAATGCLRLESVLTPEIRKKLRNGDYTKLVLYDNDDTVRESSDLAVVIQGLKHDRYSFNTVSVLKGGFHTFRLKYPLHCIGHKGPRDTSTCAISKLSPVKSSRKLSANEFKHAPTQLMPHLYIGNERNSLDTDLLQQLGITAILNVSTMCSSHVKTGFEYKCIPVRDNESENISCWFNEALHFIETIRKQEGIVLVHCRAGISRSATICIAYLMTYQSFTLDQAFEFVRARREIISPNMNFMQQLYEFERMLLVKRMSAIVYPAVHEIKSPLSCSQTTERSPVVVSSHFNFNVCAQI from the exons ATGCCGATGGAAGTGAATAAACTGTCTCCGGCACAACTAAAACAATTAATTGACTCGCAGGTATCTTCAAAGCTACTTCTGCTGGATTTTCGGTCATTTTTATTGTACAATAATGACAGAATCAAAGGCGCAGTGAACGCGTTTTGTCCGTCCATTCTGAAACGCCGCTTTGCTGCTACAGGATGTTTACGTCTAGAATCTGTTCTAACACCGGAGATCAGAAAAAAACTTCGCAACGGTGACTATACAAAACTTGTGTTGTATGACAATGATGATACCGTCCGGGAAAGCTCCGATCTTGCAGTTGTGATCCAAGGCTTGAAACATGACAGATACAGTTTTAACACAGTTTCCGTTCTCAAAG GTGGTTTCCATACATTTCGTTTGAAATACCCTCTACACTGCATTGGTCACAAAGGACCACGTGATACTTCAACATGTGCCATATCAAAGTTATCGCCAGTAAAGTCTTCTCGCAAATTATCTGCGAATGAATTTAAG CATGCTCCCACACAACTTATGCCTCACTTATACATCGGGAACGAACGAAATTCGCTGGATACAGACCTCCTCCAGCAGCTCGGTATCACCGCCATCTTGAATGTTTCAACAATGTGTTCCAGTCACGTGAAAACTGGATTCGAATATAAATGTATTCCTGTCCGAGACAACGAATCTGAAAATATATCATGTTGGTTCAACGAAGCATTACACTTTATAG AGACAATTCGTAAGCAAGAAGGCATTGTCCTTGTTCACTGCAGAGCTGGAATCAGCCGGTCAGCAACGATATGCATCGCCTACCTAATGACCTATCAGTCCTTTACCTTAGACCAAGCGTTTGAGTTTGTGCGTGCACGAAGAGAGATCATCTCCCCAAATATGAATTTCATGCAACAACTTTATGAATTTGAGCGCATGCTCCTTGTTAAGCGCATGAGCGCTATTGTATATCCTGCCGTCCATGAGATTAAGTCGCCATTATCATGTTCACAAACTACAGAGCGTTCACCGGTTGTGGTTTCCAGTCACTTCAATTTCAACGTATGTGCACAAATCTGA